From a single Osmia bicornis bicornis unplaced genomic scaffold, iOsmBic2.1, whole genome shotgun sequence genomic region:
- the LOC123989165 gene encoding uncharacterized protein LOC123989165, protein MTASLAGPSPPPEPAARHHEDRSKTMEIMRKWNCQFDGRDPYPFLEQLEELQAAYGLTDHQMRTGFTQLLRGQAQIWYRNTANKVCSWPELQEQLRKFFVPAGEKRRLDQQIAARKQGRNESIRTFINEITTLMRHRGEYTEEELLDAIFFNLTPKLQLYINRFELKDISYLITRAENVAELIATQRASTPKAEERRAARSSEPAAVPSNQPRGSKIAANYSRETHCWRCGQSGHNRFKCPNSAVRFCSYCSKVGEMTRTCLCPRQGNARGAGKPRPQ, encoded by the coding sequence ATGACGGCGTCTCTAGCAGGGCCATCCCCTCCACCAGAACCAGCCGCCAGACACCACGAAGACCGGTCAAAaacgatggagataatgagaaAATGGAACTGCCAGTTTGACGGACGAGACCCGTACCCGTTCCTGGAGCAGTTGGAAGAACTACAAGCTGCGTACGGCCTTACCGACCACCAGATGCGTACCGGCTTCACCCAATTGTTACGAGGGCAAGCCCAAATATGGTACAGGAATACAGCGAACAAAGTTTGTTCGTGGCCGGAACTCCAGGAACAACTACGAAAATTCTTCGTACCAGCCGGAGAAAAGAGGCGATTGGACCAGCAAATCGCCGCCCGCAAACAAGGTCGAAACGAATCGATAAGGACCTTCATTAACGAAATAACGACGTTAATGCGCCACAGAGGAGAGTACACCGAGGAGGAACTCCTCGATGCCATCTTCTTTAATCTAACGCCAAAATTGCAGCTCTACATCAACCGATTTGAGCTCAAGGACATCAGTTACCTGATAACCAGAGCAGAAAATGTGGCCGAGCTCATCGCCACACAACGAGCCAGCACACCAAAGGCCGAAGAGAGACGCGCTGCAAGATCAAGCGAACCAGCCGCGGTACCTTCCAACCAACCCCGCGGCAGCAAAATTGCGGCCAATTATAGTCGAGAAACGCACTGCTGGCGTTGTGGGCAATCAGGGCACAACCGATTTAAATGCCCGAACTCGGCTGTCCGATTCTGCTCCTACTGCAGCAAAGTAGGCGAAATGACGCGAACCTGCCTATGTCCGAGGCAGGGAAACGCCAGAGGGGCCGGAAAACCCCGGCCCCAGTAA